The Variovorax sp. J2L1-78 genome segment CTGCGGGCCCGCCCTGCGTCCGACGATGACGTGGAATCGATCGTCGAGCTGCTTGAGCAGGCCACCCACGCCGAACGCGTCGATGCGCGTCGCGGCAAATTCAATGGCCAGGGCGAGCCCGTCGAGTCGGCTGCAGATCTCGGCCACCAGCGGCGCTTCGGCATCCCGCAGCTCGAACGACTCGAGCCTGTCGGCGGCCCGGTCCACGAAGAGCTGAACGGCAGGAAAGGCGAGCGCTTCCTGCGCACTCAACTGCGCAGACGGCAACGGCGTGCCCAATCCTGGCAATCGCCGGATGCGCTCTTCGTCGAGCCGGAGCGACTCGCGACTGGTGACCAGGATCTTCACCCCGGCGGCGCGCACCAGGATCTTGTCGATGCAGACGGCGACGGCATCGATGATGTGCTCGCAGCTGTCGAGAACAAGGAGCATCTCGCGCTCCCTCATGAACTCGCAGAGTGCGCCCAGCACGTTGGCCGAATTGGCCGGCAGGCCGACGGCCATCGCGATGGCGTTGGGTGCCAGGCTCGCGTCATTCAACAGCGAAAGGTCGACCAGCCAGACGCCATTCTTGAAGTGGCCGATCGCCTTCTCTGCAACGGCCAGCGCCACGGTGGTCTTCCCGATGCCGCCCGGGCCCAGAACCGTCACGAGGCGGGACACTTCAAGGTCCCGACGCAGGGCGTCGATCGCGTCGGCGCGACCGAAAATCCTCGATCTTGGGAAAGGCAGGTTATGGCGGGGCTCCGCCAACGCAACGGGTGGGAGGGAAGCGCCAGGCAATACGCCGCCTCGGACGGGAGCGACGAAACGATAGCCACGACCCGTCACCGTCGCGATATACCGGGCCATTCCGGGTTCGTCACCGAGGGCTCGCCTCAAGGCGCCGATGTTGACCTTGAGGTTGCAATCCTCGACCACCGTGTTCGGCCAGACGCGTGCCATCAACGCCTGTTTGCTCACGTCCTCACCCGGACGTTCGACCAGCGCCGCCAGGATATCCAGGGCACGGCCCCCGATCCGTACCGGCACATTGGCTTGTAGGAGCAGTTGACGCTCGGGAACGAGCACGAAGGGGCCGAACGAAAATGACCTCGGTCGACCGTTCTCGCACGCACTGGACATCATGTATTCCATTCACTAACCATCGGATGAATTTACTCGACGGCTTCCAGCCGAACTGGTGCCACGAAGATACCGACCTCGCGCTTTTCTCCCCTCGTCGTCAAGCACTGAACCACGGCCATCGATCGACAATCGTCCCGCGGCATGATCGTTGCCCGACGCCTTTCAAGACCCTGACATGAAAACGCCATGCTCCCTTCGCACATTGTGCGCACCGCTCATCACGATGATGGTCGCCTTCCTGCTTGCGGCCGCCATGCCTGATGGACATGCACAGGCGGAAGGCGGCATTCCCGACCGGCCCGTGCGGCTCGTACTGCCCTATCCGCCTGGCGGATCCACCGATGCCGTGGCCCGCCACATCACACAGCAGCTGTCCGTCGATTGGAAGCAGCCCGTGATCGTCGACAACCGGCCCGGTGCGAGTGGAATGATCGGCACCGAGGTGGCGGTACGCGCACCGCCAGATGGCCACACCGCCTTGTTCGCCATCACGCAGAACATTCAGAACCCCTTGCTCTATCCAAAGGCCTCCTACGACTTCAGCAAAGACTTCGTGCCGGTGGCGCGCATCCTCACAGTGGCCAGCGGACTGGCCGTGTCCGCCGATCTGCCGGTCAGCACCATGAAGCGGCTCGTCGAACTGATCCGGTCCCAGCCCGGTCAGCACAGCTACGGCTCCACCGGCGTCGGTTCAACGGCGCACATCTATGGCGCACTGCTCGACAAGACCGCCGTGCTCGATGCGGTGCACTCGCCCTACAAGGGTGCAGGCCCCATGCTCACCGACCTCCTGGGCGGCCGGATCACGTTCACCATCATGGACGTCGGCTCCCTGATGCCTCATGTCAAGGCCGGAAAGCTCAAGATCCTTGCGATCACAGGGGCGCAGCGGCTCGCTGCGCTGGACGGGGTCCCCACCTTTGCCGAAGCAGGCATGAACGGCTTCGAGGCACTGGCCTGGATGGGAATCGCCCTGCCTGCCGGCACACCGGAGGCGATGCAGAGAACGTGGGGCTCGGCGCTCGAGCGGTACCTGACCAGCAGTGGTTTCGCAAGCACGCTGGCCGGCATGGGGCTGACGCCGAGCTATCTGGGGCCGCACGATTTCGCGGCGCAGATCGCCCGGGACACCGCCATCTGGCGAACCATCATCACGACCGCCAACGTTCGAGCCGAGTAGTCGAGTGGTGCAACGGTCTGCCTACAACCCTTCCTCGTTCGGAAATCAGAGGCTGCGCGTTTCGGCCGGTGCCCGTCTGGTAGTGCGGCGGCGAACGGGGTACGTCTCCGTCCAGCGGCAAACATCTCCCCGACCTGAGGCCGAGGTGAGGGGTCGAGAGCATCGGTGTCGATTCCCATCCAGCCCAAAACCCCAGTTCCTCGTGAATCAACGACTTGCGTCGGGTTGCCTCACGAGCTTTGAAACTGCAGATTCACTTCACTCGAAATTCAGGGCTCTCTGTCTCACCTAACTTTGCACCGGCGCCGCCGCAGGTCGTCGGCTTCAGCCAGCGAAGTGCGCCCAAGGCCGACGGGAAGACCAGCACTGACATGAATGGTCCTGCGCGGATGTCGCCTTTCCAGTGGCTCGCTCCAGGTCAACCGCTTTCCGCACGATCGACTTGCCGCCCCACCGAATGTTCATGCCTGTCATTCGCCTGCATCCCAGTCCGGCGCGAAGGCAGGCTGAACGTACCGCTGGTTCTTCGGCAGTGCCGCGATGGCAGCGCAGTCTTCATCGTCAAGGCGCAGGCTGAGCGCTTCCAGGTTCGCCTGCTGGCTGGCCGCTCGTGCGGCTTTGGGAATCGCGACTACACCGGGCTGCTCCAGCAGCCAGGCGATGCTCACCTGCGATGCCGAGGCGCCATGCTTCGCGCCGATGCGCTGCAGCACAGCGTCCTCCGCGACTCTGCCCTGTGCCAGCGGTGCATAGGCGACCAGCGGAATGCCCTTCCCGCGCAGATATGCCAGCAACGCGGACTGATCGAGGAAGGGGTGGTATTCCACCTGCACCGCGGCGATGGGCGCGCCCACCTGCTCGATCGCGAAGCGCAGCATCGGCAGGTTGAAATTGCACACCCCGATGGCCCGCGCGAGTCCTTCGCTGCGCAGCGCCGTGAGCGCCTCCATCGTGGCCGTCATGTCCATCGCGGGCGAAGGCCAGTGCACCATGTAGAGGTCGACGTAGCCGAGGTCGAGCCGCGCAAGGCTGCGGTCGAACGCGTCTCGCAGCGCCGCAGGCGCCAGCTGGTCATGCCAGACCTTTGTGGTGACGAAGCAGTCCTCCCGCGCGAGGCCGGAGGCCGCGAGCGCTGCACCGACGGCCTCCTCGTTCTCGTACATCGCAGCCGTGTCGATGTGGCGAAAGCCAAGCGCCAGCGCGCTTTCTACCATCGGCTGGCACCCCGCCCCCGGCACACGAAACGTTCCCAAACCCAGGCGGGGGATCTCCACGCCCTGCGTGCTCAGACTGTCCATCGCATCGACTCCGTTCGATCTTCGAAGAGGCGTTGGCGCATCAAGCGCTCGCCGGGGCGACAAGGCGTCTCAACACCGTTTCGAGGTCGGTCGTCCCCTTCAGCGATGCATCACAACCGGCCTCGAATTCGATCCAGCCATCGTTGAAACCGTCCAGCATCCGGATGCGCGGCTGCGGGTTGGCCATCCCTTGCGAACGGAAGAGTGCGTCCCAGGTCGCCCGCGGTACGGCTGCGCCACGACATCGCGCCCGAGCACCCGGCCCAAGGCAGCGGCCAGCTCCAGAGGCGTGATGCGGTGCGGCCCCTCCAGCTCGACCACCCGGTGCCCCTCCCAGACCTCGCGCAGCATCCGAACGGCCGTCGCCGCGACGTCTGCCGTCGCAACCATGGGCACCGGCTTGTCCTGCGGCTGCAGGAAGCTCGACACGACACCAAGCGAGCGCGCACCGTCGATGTCCCAAGCGGTGTTCTCCATGAACCACGCGGCGCGCAGGAAAGAAACCGGCATGGGCAGCGCCTGAAAGGCGCGTTCCATGATCTGCAACTGGGTCAGCAGACTGTCTTGCGTCGCCTGGGCGCCAATGGTGGAAAGCGCCACCACACGCCGCGGCCGGACCTGCTGCAGAGCCGTGACCAGCGCTGCGACATTGGCCCGGGTTTCGGCGTAGCCCGGCGTCGGATCGAACACTGGTGGCAAGAGCACGAACACGGCTTCGGCACCGGCGAACGCGTCTGCCAGCGCCGCGGCATCGTCCATCGCGGCCAATGCCGTCTCGCCACCGAGACCGGTCCACGTCGATACCTTGGCCGCGTCCCGCAGAACGGCGCGTACGGAAACGCCTTCGGTCAGCAACGCTCTGGCGATCTGACCGCCGACCTGGCCGGTCACGCCGGTGATGACAAACATGTTTTTCTCCTGATGCCACGCGGGGTGCGTAGCGTTGACCGGGAGTCTGGACGCGAACGCCGCGAAAGGCGATAGCATGGGAGGTATCTTGTTCATGCTTGGCAGTCATCAATGGCAATGTTCGACGCGCAACTGCTCGAAGGCCTCGACGTCATGGCCGCCGTCGTCGACATGGCGAGCTTCAGCCGTGCCGGCGAAGCACTCGACATGTCCCAATCCGGCGTCAGCCGGGCCGTGGCGCGACTCGAGAGCAGGCTGGGCATCCGTGTCTTCGAGCGCAGTACCCGGTCGGTGCGTTTGACGGACGAGGGGCGCCGTTTCTACGAGCAGGTCATGCCACTGGTCGGTGCGCTCGAAGAGGCCACCAGCAGCGCCGCGGGAGGCACTGCCGCGGTACGCGGTCGACTGCGCGTCAACATCGACCCATTCTTTTCCCGGCTGATCCTCGGACCCAGGCTGGGCGCCTTTCTGGACAGTCATCCGGGTCTCGAGGTGGAACTGCGCAGCCGGGACGACCTTGGCGACATGGTGACCGACGGGTTCGACCTGGCCATCCGTTTCGGTCATCCGCAATCCTCGTCGCTGGTGTCCCGCAAGTTGTTCGATACACGGGTGTTGACCGTCGCATCGCCGTCCTATCTCCGCCGCTACGGCCAGCCGACCGACCCGCGCGAACTCGAGGCAGGGCACCATCGGTGCATCCTGTTTCGTGACTCAACCACTGGTCGGCCATTCCCCTGGGAATTCCACCAGCGCCGACGAAAGCTCACCGTCGCGGCCCGTGGCGCCCTGACTGTCAACGATGCTGGCACCCTCTACAGCACTTGCCTGGCCGGTCACGGCATCGCCCAGTTGTTCGAACTGGGCGCCGAGCGTTACCTCGCCGGCAACCAGCTCGTGCCCTTGTTCCCTGACTGGCCGGACGAGCGCTTTCCACTGCACGCCTACTACCCCAGTAGACACCACGTTCCGGCCAAGACGCGGGCGCTGCTGGACTTCGTGACCAGCCTGCTGCCGTGAGTTGGGTCGGGCGACACGTACGAGGTGGTGACTGACTGTCAGCTTGCTCGCTTCATTCCCCGCGACCGCCGAGGCGCGCTGAGCGCTGAATAGGCTCACAGTGCAGTTCCTCACAAGCACCCTGTCGGCGGCGGTCAGGCTGCGCGGTCGTGTGCCAGCGATGGTTGTCGTTGTTTGTGCGCCATGGACGTACGTTGCTTGGTGCGTCAGGCGCTCAGCAAGAGATTGAACGACAGTCGCGTGCCGAGAAAACGTGCCATCAATGAGTGAGCGCGCGCTCAGGTTCAGCACCGCTCGCTTTGCAGATGCCGCAATGCACTTCGCATATGCGTACCGCGCCGCTCCGGCAGCGCGGTGTCGGCGCGACGTATCGAGCCCATCACAGGGCGGGACTTGTCAATTTCCGTCCCTGAAAGTGACAAACCGCGCTCATCCATCGCGCAGTTTTGCTTATCGCCGATATGGCACGAAGGCTGCACCGTTTGTCAGCGAGGGGCGAAAGCCAGAAAAAAGTCGCGATCCGTGGGACAGCTCACTGGCGCGCGCACAACAAAACGAGGAACCCATCATGGATACCAAGAAGGCCGCAAAGGCCACGCGCCGCCCATTCGGCAACAAGGTTGCCGCTGCAGGCCTGCTAGTGATCGTCGCCGCTGTGATCGCCGCCTGCGGCGGCGGTTCAGGCAGTTCTGCGGGCGGCAGCACGCAACCTCCTGCGACCGGCACATCGCCTGCCGATTCATCAGGCGACGTCGCGATTGAGGAACCCAGCAACGTCGGAACGGACCGCGACGCGCCCAATCCGGTTCCGCCCACACCAGCGCGACCGGCCACGGTCGCCACGGCGGTCGACCCCAGCCTGGGCATCTCGAGCTACTACCCGCTGTTCGCGTTCGGCACGCCGATGACCGAGCAGCTTCAGTACCGCGAAGCCGATGGCACCCTGGTCACGTTGATGGGCATGCGCCCTACCGAACGTCATGCACGCGAACGCGGTGAGGACTGGAACGAGCCGGACAAGGCGCCGGGGCGTTACCTCACCTTCCCCTCGGCGTACTTCCAGAACCGCACCTATGGCATCGAGATCCGCGACCACGTTCCGGCGGGCAAGCAGCTCATCGAGATGACGCTGATCGTCAACGATGGCACGTTCGACGGGACCACCTTCAGCCTGTTCCGCAACAGCAATGATGAAGGCGTTCGCGACTACGGCTGGTCGCTCAATACCGGCTTCAACAATCCCAAGATGGGCGGGAAGCCGATCTGTACGGCGGGAAGCCGCGACTGCAAGATCGACTTCGACTCGTTCTGGGACGTGCCCAAGGGACAGCCCCATCGTGCGCTCAAGATGGGCGACGTGATCGAGCTGGCGCCCGCGCAACGCATGGAGCGCTACGGCGACGGCATGCACGCCGGGGAGCCGACGCCCGAGAACCTCAGGGGCAAGGCGGTGGTCGACGGCGCGGGCAGCCGCTACTACTCGTTCGAGCAGCTCTATGTCGTCGGCAAGGGGCTGGCGCCGTGGTTCGGCGTGGCGCCACGCCTGAACTCCGCGCCGCTGCCCGACGACACGCTGCTGGGAGGAGCGACCAGCCTGTCGTACAACTATTCGGAAGAGCCGATGCGCGTCTTCCAGCAAATGGCCAACAACATCGGCATCGTCAACGCCAAGCGCTTCGTGCAGGGCCGCCGGCTATTCCATACCTCGTTCCTGGACGGCAAACATTCGGAACACCCGAACGACAACCCTGTGTTCGCAGCGCATGTAGGCCAGCTCGGCCAGCGCTTCAACCAGGAGCGCTGCATTGCCTGCCACACGCTCAACGGCCGCAGCCCTGCACCGACCATCAACGCACGACTGGATGCGATGTCCGTGCTCACCGCGGCCGCCACGTCGACGGGTACGTCGCCTGTTCCTGATCCCACCTACGGCATGAACGTGCAACAGCGCTCGCGCAACGCCGGGGACGCAGACTGGGCGGTGAGCGTGCAGTCATACACGACGACGCCCTATGTGCTACCCGACGGGGAGCGGGTCGATTTGCAGAAGCCGGTCTATGCCTTCAAGGGCGGCGCGCCGGCGCAGTACTCCGTGCGGCAGGCGGCTCAGATCGTCGGAACGGGCCTGGTCGAGGCACTGGACGAGTCGACCATCCTGGCGCTGGCCGACCCGCCGGACGCCAACAGCGACGGCGTCCGCGGCCTGCCGAACTGGGTGGTGAATCCGGAGGATGGCAAGACCCACCTCGGCCGCTATGGCTGGAAGGCTTCGAAGGCAACGCTGCGCCAACAGGTCGGCGATGCCCTGCTCAAGGACATCGGCGTCACGAGCCCGGTGTACCCGAAACCCGAATGCCAGAAACTGGATGCGAACTGTCATGCCGCCGGCGGCGCCACGGCCATCTCGGCATCCGAACTAGAGCGCCTGTCCGACTATCTGTCGCTTCTGGCCGTCCCGGCGCAGCGCAGCTTGCGCAGCGGCTTCCCGGCCGACGCCCGCGTCTCGCCCGAACACGATGTGAACCCGACGCAGATCGCCCGCGGACAGGTGTTGTTTGCTCAAGCCCAGTGCATCGCCTGCCACACACCGCAGATGAAGACGGGCAACAACCATCCGTTCGCGGAGCTGCGCAACCAGGTCATCCGCCCCTACTCCAACTTCCTGTTGCACGACATGGGGCCGGGCCTGGCCGACACGCTGGCCGAGGGCAAGGCATCCGCCAACATGTGGCGCACGGCGCCGTTGTGGGGTCTGGGCTCGCTGAACTACACACAGGGTGACGCGCAAAGCGTGCGTTATCTGCACGATGGCCGGGCCCGCACGCTCATGGAAGCCATCCTGTGGCACGGCGGCGAAGCGGCAGGAAGTCGCTCGAGGTTCGAGGCGTTGCCGAAGTCGGATCGTACGGACATCCTGGTCTTCCTGAACTCTCTTTGATCTGGCTCAAGAACTTGCGAAGGCTCCATGACTTCTGTACGTCCACGCACATCGACGCGGCCGACTCCGCCTGCTCGTCGCCAGTTTCTTGCAGCGCTTGCATCATCGGCCGCCGGCGTGGCGCTCACCGCATGCGGTGGCGGCGGCGGCACCGATGGCGGCAAGACCGACACGGCGCCAGTGGCCGGCAACCCCGCGATGCCCGATGGCACAGCGCCAGAGTCGTCGGCGCCTGCGTCGGGCGCACCACCACTGGCCAAAAGCAGCAAGCGGGGCATCGCTTATGACCTGGCTTCTGCAGAGGACCTGAGCGCGCTCGCAACGGGCGTCAGCTGGTGGTACGACTGGGGCTTGCGCCCGAACGCCGCGGTCCCTGCCGATTACCGTACGCGCTATGGCATCGATTTTCAGCCGATGCTGTGGAACGGAAATTTCGATGCGACGGAAGTCACGACCTGGCTCCGGTCACAGCCGGACATTCGCCACCTGCTGTTGCTGAACGAGCCCAACCTCACGGACCAGGCCAACCTGACGCCCTCGCAGGCCGCAGCACTGTGGCCACGCTACGAAGCCGTCGCAGCGGCCACGGGGGTGAAGCTGGTCGGGCCGGCGATCACGTGGGGCACGATGACCGGCTACGCCGATCCCGTGGCGTGGCTCGATGCCTTCTACGCCGCCTACCGTTCGGCCAACGGCAGCCGCGATCCGCAGATCGACTACCTCGCCTTCCATTGGTACGACTACGGCCTCGGTGCCCAGCTCGACCGGCTGACGAAGTACGGCAAGCCCTTCTGGGTGACCGAGTTTGCGAACTGGCACAGCCAGGCCGATGGGGCACGGATCGACACGGTGGCCAAGCAGAAAGCGCAGATGACCGAGATGGTTGCCACATGCGAATCACGTTCCGACGTGTTTCGCTACGCGTGGTTCACGGGCCGATGGAGCAACGACGTGCACCACACCAGTCTGCTCGGCGCGAATGGCGTGTTGACCGAGCTGGGACAGCATTACCTTTCGCTGCCCTTCAACTGAGAGGTTTGCGTCGCGTTAGCACTTCGCCGAAGCCGACGCTGCCTGGAAGCGGCCCAACCGTCGTGCCGCTCAAAAGCGGCCATTGAGGTGATGCTGCGGAAGTGGAGTTAGGCGATTCCGGAATCTGCGGTC includes the following:
- a CDS encoding Bug family tripartite tricarboxylate transporter substrate binding protein; translation: MKTPCSLRTLCAPLITMMVAFLLAAAMPDGHAQAEGGIPDRPVRLVLPYPPGGSTDAVARHITQQLSVDWKQPVIVDNRPGASGMIGTEVAVRAPPDGHTALFAITQNIQNPLLYPKASYDFSKDFVPVARILTVASGLAVSADLPVSTMKRLVELIRSQPGQHSYGSTGVGSTAHIYGALLDKTAVLDAVHSPYKGAGPMLTDLLGGRITFTIMDVGSLMPHVKAGKLKILAITGAQRLAALDGVPTFAEAGMNGFEALAWMGIALPAGTPEAMQRTWGSALERYLTSSGFASTLAGMGLTPSYLGPHDFAAQIARDTAIWRTIITTANVRAE
- a CDS encoding aldo/keto reductase, coding for MDSLSTQGVEIPRLGLGTFRVPGAGCQPMVESALALGFRHIDTAAMYENEEAVGAALAASGLAREDCFVTTKVWHDQLAPAALRDAFDRSLARLDLGYVDLYMVHWPSPAMDMTATMEALTALRSEGLARAIGVCNFNLPMLRFAIEQVGAPIAAVQVEYHPFLDQSALLAYLRGKGIPLVAYAPLAQGRVAEDAVLQRIGAKHGASASQVSIAWLLEQPGVVAIPKAARAASQQANLEALSLRLDDEDCAAIAALPKNQRYVQPAFAPDWDAGE
- a CDS encoding LysR family transcriptional regulator; translation: MAMFDAQLLEGLDVMAAVVDMASFSRAGEALDMSQSGVSRAVARLESRLGIRVFERSTRSVRLTDEGRRFYEQVMPLVGALEEATSSAAGGTAAVRGRLRVNIDPFFSRLILGPRLGAFLDSHPGLEVELRSRDDLGDMVTDGFDLAIRFGHPQSSSLVSRKLFDTRVLTVASPSYLRRYGQPTDPRELEAGHHRCILFRDSTTGRPFPWEFHQRRRKLTVAARGALTVNDAGTLYSTCLAGHGIAQLFELGAERYLAGNQLVPLFPDWPDERFPLHAYYPSRHHVPAKTRALLDFVTSLLP
- a CDS encoding di-heme oxidoreductase family protein, whose translation is MDTKKAAKATRRPFGNKVAAAGLLVIVAAVIAACGGGSGSSAGGSTQPPATGTSPADSSGDVAIEEPSNVGTDRDAPNPVPPTPARPATVATAVDPSLGISSYYPLFAFGTPMTEQLQYREADGTLVTLMGMRPTERHARERGEDWNEPDKAPGRYLTFPSAYFQNRTYGIEIRDHVPAGKQLIEMTLIVNDGTFDGTTFSLFRNSNDEGVRDYGWSLNTGFNNPKMGGKPICTAGSRDCKIDFDSFWDVPKGQPHRALKMGDVIELAPAQRMERYGDGMHAGEPTPENLRGKAVVDGAGSRYYSFEQLYVVGKGLAPWFGVAPRLNSAPLPDDTLLGGATSLSYNYSEEPMRVFQQMANNIGIVNAKRFVQGRRLFHTSFLDGKHSEHPNDNPVFAAHVGQLGQRFNQERCIACHTLNGRSPAPTINARLDAMSVLTAAATSTGTSPVPDPTYGMNVQQRSRNAGDADWAVSVQSYTTTPYVLPDGERVDLQKPVYAFKGGAPAQYSVRQAAQIVGTGLVEALDESTILALADPPDANSDGVRGLPNWVVNPEDGKTHLGRYGWKASKATLRQQVGDALLKDIGVTSPVYPKPECQKLDANCHAAGGATAISASELERLSDYLSLLAVPAQRSLRSGFPADARVSPEHDVNPTQIARGQVLFAQAQCIACHTPQMKTGNNHPFAELRNQVIRPYSNFLLHDMGPGLADTLAEGKASANMWRTAPLWGLGSLNYTQGDAQSVRYLHDGRARTLMEAILWHGGEAAGSRSRFEALPKSDRTDILVFLNSL
- a CDS encoding glycoside hydrolase family protein, with translation MALTACGGGGGTDGGKTDTAPVAGNPAMPDGTAPESSAPASGAPPLAKSSKRGIAYDLASAEDLSALATGVSWWYDWGLRPNAAVPADYRTRYGIDFQPMLWNGNFDATEVTTWLRSQPDIRHLLLLNEPNLTDQANLTPSQAAALWPRYEAVAAATGVKLVGPAITWGTMTGYADPVAWLDAFYAAYRSANGSRDPQIDYLAFHWYDYGLGAQLDRLTKYGKPFWVTEFANWHSQADGARIDTVAKQKAQMTEMVATCESRSDVFRYAWFTGRWSNDVHHTSLLGANGVLTELGQHYLSLPFN